GACAACGTAGGCTAATGAtttttagattattttttttccaattgttGTTGTAAAAGTGGATCAGCATTTCATCAGCTCGTGCATTTCTTATCGTTTGTCCTTTGACGTCGAGCGAACCTTTTGTACCCTGCTGTCATTATGGAGGAGAAGACGCGATGAAACGCTTGATTTCGAAAAGATGTGCGCCTTTGTTTACGTGGTTGACTTTTGGCGATCATTCCAATGTCGCTTTTTGCAAGATGAGATGGATGCGGCACAAACAGATTTCATCTATTGCTATGGAGCCATCACAGAGGTTCTCCGATGTGGTCCTCCTGACTTGCACACTGGCCCCAAAGTGCTTGTTGTAGTTATTCCTGGTGAGTTGGCATCACCGTCGTCATTGTGTTTCCTCATTTCAAGTCGACTTGTTTGCATCATGCAATACTGTACGTTGCAGCTATGTACGTAGTACgtatttgtcttcttttttccatCTCTTCTATCTAGGTAACCCTGGTGTAGTGGGCTTTTACAGAAGCTTCATCGAAACGCTTTACGCTCTGTTTGGCAGCCAACACCCAGTGTGGGCTGTAAGCCATGCTGGACACTGTATTCCACCTGCATCCATGGACATGCTAGAAGGTCCAATCCTATTGACTGTTTTTCCTTGAAAGTTATGAAATGAGCGTCTTCACTTTTGTGAGCGACTgacttttcatttcaacagATGCCTACTCAGCGGCTGATCTGGACCCATTTGGTCTGAATGGTCAGATAGAACACAAGCTGGCCTTCTTGAGGAAGCACGtcccaaagaaaacaaagctcaTCCTGGTGGGACATTCCATTGGCTGCTACATCATTTTGGAAATAATGAGGAGAGATCCCAGTCTCGAGGTTTGTCATTGGCCAAATGACTACGAATATGGAGTGATTTCAGGATGcctatgttttctttttccagatCGTCAAGGCCGTCATGCTGTTTCCGACGATTGAACGCATGGCCCAGACTCCCCAGGGGAAGAGCATGACCCCAATGCTGTGTCACCTGCGCTACCTGGCCTACCTGGCCATTTTCCTGCTCTCTCTACTGCCCGAGAGACTCAAAGGCGCTCTGGTCAAAGTGGTTTTGGCTGGCATTGGCTCTCTGGACCGCTCCGTTGTCCGACCCACTGTAGGCCTCCTCAGCGGTGACTCTGCAGGTTATTCTTACAGAATCAAAGTAACCAAGAGAGCCTCTGTTCCACTGGCAAACTGTCACCATCATTCATCTTGACATCCTGATTATTTATCCATTTGTCCTCTTTACAGCGAATGCTGTGTACATGGCCGGGCAGGAAATGAGGCAGGTTTTGGAGAGAGATCACGTGACCATTGGGAAAAACCTTGAAAAGGTAAGAGATGTGTGGCGTAGTAAGAGCTATTTGGATATAATCAAGCAACTTTCATTTGAAAGCttgcacagtaaaaaaaaggacatgaCACATATTCTGATGAAGGTTTTTTGATCAACATGCTCGATTACATGTTCAAACAAAATTCAATGGCAGTTTTGCAATGCGCCTCGCCCGTGAAATGTGGAGCACGTGTACAACGTCCAGGTGCTCTTTTGGACCGCCTCTTCAGAAGCTGGCAGGTCACACATTGAAGCGGcgcttgcctgcctgcttgcctgcctgcatggctgcctgca
Above is a genomic segment from Syngnathus acus chromosome 22, fSynAcu1.2, whole genome shotgun sequence containing:
- the ldah gene encoding lipid droplet-associated hydrolase isoform X1 yields the protein MKRLISKRYEMDAAQTDFIYCYGAITEVLRCGPPDLHTGPKVLVVVIPGNPGVVGFYRSFIETLYALFGSQHPVWAVSHAGHCIPPASMDMLEDAYSAADLDPFGLNGQIEHKLAFLRKHVPKKTKLILVGHSIGCYIILEIMRRDPSLEIVKAVMLFPTIERMAQTPQGKSMTPMLCHLRYLAYLAIFLLSLLPERLKGALVKVVLAGIGSLDRSVVRPTVGLLSGDSAANAVYMAGQEMRQVLERDHVTIGKNLEKLIFYYGATDRWCPVQYYHEIKEDFPAGDFRLCENGFRHAFVLDAGREVAKMLAEWIQSHLKI
- the ldah gene encoding lipid droplet-associated hydrolase isoform X2, with the translated sequence MDAAQTDFIYCYGAITEVLRCGPPDLHTGPKVLVVVIPGNPGVVGFYRSFIETLYALFGSQHPVWAVSHAGHCIPPASMDMLEDAYSAADLDPFGLNGQIEHKLAFLRKHVPKKTKLILVGHSIGCYIILEIMRRDPSLEIVKAVMLFPTIERMAQTPQGKSMTPMLCHLRYLAYLAIFLLSLLPERLKGALVKVVLAGIGSLDRSVVRPTVGLLSGDSAANAVYMAGQEMRQVLERDHVTIGKNLEKLIFYYGATDRWCPVQYYHEIKEDFPAGDFRLCENGFRHAFVLDAGREVAKMLAEWIQSHLKI